One Methylophaga marina DNA window includes the following coding sequences:
- a CDS encoding DUF1223 domain-containing protein produces the protein MFTERQKQLARLNLFQTVYTPEFFISGEVLHDWRAHGLEAIDFVSDFEPEADIALHAQLAGTTLSVDTTVTVQDQENREHSQVYLALTENNVLSEIRGGDNAGATFNHQYLVRAWLGPYPVKKDGTTELKTQIPIDKDWKLVDMSLVAIVQNMENGYVLQGLALPLKD, from the coding sequence ATTTTTACAGAAAGACAAAAACAGCTTGCCAGATTAAATCTATTTCAAACTGTCTATACACCTGAATTCTTCATCAGTGGAGAGGTGTTACATGATTGGCGAGCACATGGCCTTGAAGCCATTGATTTTGTGAGTGACTTTGAGCCTGAAGCCGATATCGCATTACACGCACAGCTTGCTGGTACTACCTTATCAGTGGATACAACAGTGACGGTGCAAGATCAGGAAAACAGAGAGCACAGCCAAGTGTATCTGGCGCTGACTGAAAATAATGTCCTCAGTGAGATCCGTGGTGGTGACAATGCTGGTGCAACGTTTAATCATCAATATCTTGTCAGAGCCTGGCTCGGGCCATACCCGGTAAAAAAAGATGGCACAACCGAGCTAAAAACACAGATTCCTATCGACAAAGACTGGAAATTAGTTGATATGTCATTGGTGGCTATCGTTCAAAATATGGAAAATGGTTATGTCTTACAAGGGCTGGCCTTACCTTTAAAAGATTAA
- a CDS encoding FKBP-type peptidyl-prolyl cis-trans isomerase translates to MKLKTLAILPLLFGANVMAADNATTLETDKQKISYIFGIQVGQNMMQEGVELDIEAFKAGVADMMAGQQPQLDQATAEQVVQAYQAQKAQELAKVMNEKQAQAKAFMEENAKKDGVVTTDSGLQYEVLKEGDGATPTENDKVIANYKGTLIDGTVFDSSYDRGEPATFPVNGVIQGWQEALKMMKEGSKWRIVVPANLAYGPRGAGNLIGPNETLIFEIELIAITK, encoded by the coding sequence ATGAAATTAAAAACACTCGCTATTTTACCTTTACTATTTGGAGCAAACGTAATGGCTGCTGACAACGCCACAACATTAGAAACAGATAAACAAAAAATTAGTTACATCTTTGGTATTCAAGTTGGTCAAAATATGATGCAAGAAGGTGTGGAACTGGATATCGAAGCTTTCAAAGCAGGTGTTGCCGATATGATGGCTGGCCAGCAACCCCAACTTGACCAAGCCACTGCAGAACAAGTTGTTCAAGCTTACCAAGCCCAAAAAGCGCAAGAGCTAGCTAAAGTCATGAATGAGAAACAAGCTCAAGCTAAAGCATTTATGGAAGAGAACGCTAAGAAAGATGGCGTTGTCACAACAGATAGCGGTCTACAATACGAAGTCCTGAAAGAAGGTGATGGCGCGACGCCAACAGAAAATGACAAAGTCATTGCTAACTATAAAGGTACATTAATCGACGGTACCGTTTTCGATAGCTCATATGACCGTGGCGAGCCAGCTACATTCCCAGTCAATGGTGTTATTCAAGGCTGGCAAGAAGCATTGAAAATGATGAAAGAAGGGTCTAAATGGCGCATCGTTGTTCCAGCTAATCTGGCTTACGGTCCACGTGGTGCAGGAAACTTAATCGGTCCTAACGAAACCTTGATTTTTGAAATTGAGTTGATTGCTATCACAAAATAA
- a CDS encoding PepSY domain-containing protein — translation MKFLGFFILSLFSGALLAEDSPQFFERCLTVVTDLKPGHVIKVERKVENERDVYEFDIRGIDGADWDVECSVRTGEVIEVEQEVDHPNHPKFKAHAKMSEAEARDIALDMYPGEIVEVEYEIEEDGKATYEFDIATRDGKEMKIEIDATSGKVIEQNLELWQVGLE, via the coding sequence ATGAAATTTTTAGGGTTCTTCATTTTGTCTTTGTTTTCTGGTGCGCTCCTGGCTGAAGATTCACCTCAATTCTTTGAACGGTGTCTAACTGTCGTGACTGACCTCAAGCCAGGTCATGTCATTAAAGTGGAAAGAAAAGTCGAAAATGAAAGAGATGTATACGAGTTTGATATTCGTGGCATTGATGGTGCTGACTGGGATGTGGAATGCTCAGTAAGAACAGGTGAGGTGATAGAGGTAGAGCAAGAGGTTGATCATCCTAACCACCCTAAGTTTAAAGCCCACGCTAAAATGAGTGAGGCGGAAGCACGAGACATTGCTTTAGATATGTATCCGGGTGAAATCGTCGAAGTGGAATATGAAATAGAAGAAGACGGAAAAGCCACCTACGAATTCGATATTGCCACTCGTGATGGTAAAGAAATGAAAATTGAGATTGACGCTACTTCAGGGAAAGTTATTGAACAAAATCTGGAGCTTTGGCAAGTCGGCTTAGAATAA
- a CDS encoding TonB-dependent receptor, translating to MQFPQKRKLICVMLTSALFSSASFAADDDVKLSDIEVVGTTPLHGVGLPKDQVAANVQTATEEDIERVQSLDISDFMNKTLGSVSLNQAQNNPFQPDLQFRGFTASPLVGNSQGLSVYIDGIRVNEPFGDAVNFDLIPQSAIASTNLIPGSNPLFGLNTLGGALSLKTKTGFTNPGHSLEAYTGSFGRDSGTIESGGSDGNFAYFVTGSITKEDGWRDFSPSRVEQFFTNLSYADEDSTLDFGITAVDSDLNGNGASPTLLVDADREAVFTHPDNTQNKLRMFTLNGTHWINDNTMLAANTYYRKSDRTSFNGDGSEFSVIGGQIGEDEDGVEGVFDGDDEVLPVSAAALGFADGDFVALNNTSKTEQDSYGFAFQSTFLQDLFGRDNQLIVGVGYDRSDVDYSSQSEIAQFTNTRGTSGTGYVIEDTLVDGKIKTDTYSIFFTNTHSFTDRLAMTVGARYNWIEVDISGYSEGGEQDLNESGNSHTFKRLNPSLGLTYKLTDNMTSYVSYNESNRAPTATELTCAEPESPCAYPNAFLADPPLDDVVARTIETGLRGQQELFDWYANVYYTELKDDLLFFSEDESQSEDVSGRLGLGNFRNIDKTARAGLELGMAGQYEKLSWSANYGYVRATFEDNFTYSRDGDLYNVSKGDRLPSIPAHNLKVGLDYAFTQQFSAGLTASYHSSQRYRGDEANVDKKIAGYRIVNLHSRYKVNEHLQFFAKVDNLFDSEYNTFGLYGEPDEAPGMDAYEGDERFVGTSSPRAGWIGFKLTM from the coding sequence ATGCAATTTCCGCAAAAGAGAAAGCTGATTTGCGTCATGCTAACCTCTGCACTGTTTTCCAGTGCGAGTTTTGCCGCTGACGATGATGTGAAATTAAGCGACATAGAAGTCGTAGGGACAACCCCTCTACATGGCGTAGGCTTACCAAAAGATCAAGTAGCTGCTAATGTTCAGACAGCGACTGAAGAAGATATCGAACGTGTTCAGTCATTAGATATTTCTGATTTCATGAACAAAACGCTGGGTAGTGTTAGCTTAAACCAAGCTCAAAATAACCCTTTCCAACCTGATCTACAGTTTCGTGGTTTTACGGCTTCACCATTAGTCGGTAACTCACAAGGTTTATCTGTCTACATAGATGGTATTCGTGTAAATGAACCATTTGGTGATGCAGTGAATTTTGACTTAATTCCTCAGTCTGCGATTGCGAGCACTAATTTAATTCCAGGTTCGAACCCACTGTTTGGTTTGAATACGCTGGGTGGTGCATTATCCCTCAAAACAAAAACCGGTTTCACCAATCCTGGACATAGTCTAGAAGCCTACACAGGCTCATTTGGCCGTGATTCAGGCACTATTGAAAGTGGTGGCAGTGATGGTAATTTTGCTTACTTTGTGACTGGCTCAATTACCAAAGAAGATGGCTGGCGTGACTTTTCACCTTCACGTGTAGAGCAGTTCTTTACCAACCTGAGCTATGCAGATGAAGACTCCACATTAGACTTCGGTATCACCGCCGTTGATAGTGATTTGAATGGTAATGGTGCTTCACCAACACTATTAGTCGATGCTGACCGTGAAGCAGTGTTCACACATCCAGATAATACGCAAAATAAACTGCGTATGTTCACATTGAACGGTACCCACTGGATAAATGACAACACCATGCTTGCTGCAAACACATACTATCGCAAGAGTGACCGTACATCATTTAATGGAGATGGTTCTGAGTTTTCAGTGATTGGTGGTCAGATAGGTGAAGACGAAGATGGTGTAGAAGGAGTTTTTGACGGTGATGATGAAGTATTACCAGTAAGTGCTGCTGCATTAGGCTTTGCTGATGGTGATTTTGTTGCTTTAAACAACACAAGTAAGACAGAGCAAGACAGTTATGGCTTTGCATTCCAGTCTACGTTTTTGCAAGATCTTTTTGGTCGTGACAATCAGTTAATCGTGGGCGTTGGTTACGATCGCTCTGATGTGGATTACAGTTCGCAGTCTGAAATTGCACAGTTCACTAACACACGAGGTACTTCAGGCACTGGCTACGTGATCGAAGATACGTTAGTTGATGGTAAGATTAAAACTGATACTTACAGCATCTTTTTCACCAATACACATTCATTTACAGATCGCTTAGCAATGACTGTAGGTGCTCGTTATAACTGGATTGAAGTTGATATTTCTGGTTACAGCGAAGGTGGTGAACAAGATTTGAATGAATCAGGTAACTCTCATACATTCAAGCGCTTAAATCCTTCATTGGGATTAACCTATAAACTGACTGATAACATGACATCATATGTCAGCTATAACGAGTCTAATCGTGCGCCTACAGCTACCGAATTGACTTGTGCTGAACCTGAGTCACCATGTGCTTATCCTAATGCGTTCCTAGCAGATCCTCCGTTAGATGATGTTGTCGCAAGAACGATCGAAACAGGCCTGCGTGGTCAACAAGAGCTGTTTGATTGGTATGCCAACGTCTATTACACAGAGTTGAAAGACGACTTGTTGTTCTTTTCAGAAGATGAAAGTCAGTCAGAAGATGTAAGTGGACGTTTAGGTTTAGGCAACTTCAGAAATATTGATAAAACAGCGCGAGCAGGTCTTGAGCTGGGTATGGCAGGTCAATACGAGAAGTTAAGCTGGTCAGCAAACTATGGTTATGTTCGTGCAACGTTTGAAGATAACTTCACCTACTCGAGAGATGGGGATTTGTATAACGTCTCTAAAGGTGATCGTCTACCTAGTATACCTGCCCATAACTTGAAAGTAGGGCTTGACTATGCCTTTACCCAACAGTTTTCTGCAGGTCTAACTGCATCATATCATTCTAGCCAACGTTATCGTGGTGATGAAGCGAACGTGGACAAGAAAATCGCTGGATATCGCATAGTGAATCTGCATAGCCGTTATAAAGTGAACGAGCATCTACAGTTCTTTGCTAAAGTCGATAACTTGTTCGACAGTGAGTACAACACCTTTGGTTTGTATGGTGAACCTGATGAAGCTCCAGGAATGGATGCTTATGAAGGTGACGAACGTTTCGTTGGAACAAGTTCTCCAAGAGCTGGATGGATTGGCTTTAAGTTAACCATGTAG
- a CDS encoding SUF system Fe-S cluster assembly regulator — protein MGKLTDYGIVLMSHFASNLQVQHSAHAIAEAVKVPLPTVRKVLKLLSHSGLLKSERGVMGGYSLSRHPDDITVAEIITAIEGPIALTECVSTDSHCDQETHCAVQTNWTKINDAVFHALDEVKLSDMLAPQSSLVGSPIRFYSSYNGMNKTTLQDGEFHD, from the coding sequence ATGGGAAAATTAACAGATTATGGCATCGTGCTGATGAGTCACTTTGCGTCTAATCTGCAAGTTCAACATAGTGCACATGCTATTGCTGAAGCAGTGAAAGTACCACTGCCAACGGTTAGAAAAGTTTTAAAGTTATTGTCTCACTCAGGCTTATTAAAGTCAGAAAGAGGCGTTATGGGGGGCTACAGTCTAAGTCGTCACCCCGATGACATCACCGTTGCAGAAATCATAACAGCGATAGAAGGGCCAATTGCGTTGACGGAATGCGTAAGCACAGACAGTCACTGTGATCAGGAAACACACTGTGCCGTGCAAACCAATTGGACCAAAATTAACGACGCTGTTTTCCATGCGTTAGACGAAGTAAAACTATCGGACATGCTGGCCCCGCAGTCTTCTTTGGTGGGCAGCCCGATTAGATTCTATTCATCTTATAACGGGATGAATAAAACAACTTTACAGGATGGTGAGTTCCATGACTGA
- the cysG gene encoding siroheme synthase CysG has protein sequence MDYLPIFLDLKKQTCMVVGGGSVATRKTKLLLKAQAKVTIVSPELTDALNALVQQGEVSWTRSLFTPAHISDQRLVIAATDDEKVNQSVHEVAQKKNILTNLTDNPDDSDFIFASVLDRSPIIVAVSSGGESPVLARNLRARLETLIPPGYSKLGELMGKYRYAVKQKFGELRQRRQFWDNVLSGSVADHVLAGREALAEQVLQQQLADEAETIDTGEVFLVGAGPGDPELLTFKALRLMQQADIVFYDRLVSKEILALVRKEAELVYVGKQRAWHAVRQEEINNLLLKHAQQGKRVLRLKGGDPFIFGRGGEEIDTLAEHNIPFQVVPGITAASGCASYAGIPLTHRDYAQSCIFVTGQLKEGELNLNWPVLVKPRQTVVVYMGLAGLPQLSQQLQQHGMPADMPAALVQQGTTENQKVWLSNIAELPMLAEREKPIAPTLLIIGEVTKLHDKLSWFKSG, from the coding sequence ATGGATTATTTACCGATATTTTTAGATTTAAAAAAACAAACTTGCATGGTTGTGGGCGGAGGCAGTGTTGCCACTCGAAAAACGAAGCTACTTTTAAAAGCACAGGCCAAAGTGACCATAGTCTCACCTGAGCTGACGGATGCATTAAATGCGCTTGTTCAGCAAGGCGAGGTAAGTTGGACTCGATCATTGTTCACTCCAGCTCATATCAGCGACCAACGCTTGGTAATTGCAGCAACCGATGACGAAAAGGTTAATCAGTCTGTACATGAGGTTGCTCAAAAGAAAAATATCTTAACCAACCTCACTGATAACCCTGATGACAGCGACTTTATTTTTGCTTCAGTATTAGATCGCTCTCCTATTATTGTGGCGGTATCCAGTGGTGGTGAATCGCCAGTTTTAGCTAGGAATTTGCGTGCACGTTTAGAAACCTTAATTCCACCAGGCTACAGTAAGCTAGGCGAATTGATGGGAAAATATCGTTATGCGGTGAAACAGAAGTTTGGAGAACTTCGTCAACGCAGACAGTTTTGGGATAACGTTTTATCTGGTTCTGTTGCTGACCATGTTTTAGCGGGTCGAGAAGCTCTGGCTGAGCAGGTTCTTCAACAACAGCTGGCTGATGAGGCGGAAACGATTGACACCGGCGAAGTGTTCTTGGTGGGGGCTGGTCCTGGCGATCCTGAATTACTGACATTTAAAGCACTAAGACTCATGCAACAGGCCGATATTGTTTTTTATGACCGCTTGGTCAGTAAAGAAATTTTGGCTTTGGTTCGTAAGGAGGCTGAACTCGTCTATGTCGGTAAGCAACGAGCATGGCATGCCGTTAGACAGGAAGAAATCAATAATTTATTACTTAAACATGCCCAACAAGGCAAACGTGTTTTACGTTTAAAAGGCGGCGACCCATTTATATTTGGTCGGGGTGGAGAAGAAATCGATACCTTGGCTGAACATAATATTCCTTTTCAGGTGGTGCCTGGAATCACAGCCGCATCAGGCTGCGCATCCTATGCTGGTATACCATTGACTCATCGCGATTATGCCCAAAGTTGTATTTTTGTGACTGGTCAATTGAAAGAAGGGGAATTAAATTTAAATTGGCCTGTCTTAGTGAAACCAAGACAAACAGTGGTGGTCTACATGGGACTTGCTGGCTTACCTCAATTGAGTCAACAATTGCAACAGCATGGCATGCCGGCCGATATGCCTGCAGCACTGGTCCAACAAGGTACAACTGAAAACCAAAAAGTCTGGTTAAGCAACATTGCTGAGCTACCTATGCTTGCTGAACGTGAAAAACCCATAGCACCCACCTTACTTATCATAGGTGAAGTGACGAAACTGCACGACAAATTGTCTTGGTTTAAATCTGGTTGA
- the nadC gene encoding carboxylating nicotinate-nucleotide diphosphorylase codes for MTIENPLPAAFIASQVKLSLLEDIGQEDLTANLIPADAVASATLITREDATLCGMQWFNSVFEQLDASISVNWKAQDGDRVKANSILCELHGPARSLLTGERTAMNFLQTLSATATLSSVYADAVSGLPVKILDTRKTIPGWRVAQKYAVKCGGCFNHRVGLYDGILIKENHIMAAGSIERAVHQAKALSANVPIEVEVESLAELKQALVAGADIILLDNFTIDDLKQAVTLNKGQSELEASGGITLGNIRSIAETGVDRISVGALTKDIKAVDLSMRFS; via the coding sequence ATGACAATAGAAAATCCATTGCCCGCTGCATTTATCGCCTCTCAAGTTAAACTATCTTTACTTGAAGATATCGGACAAGAGGATTTAACGGCAAATCTTATTCCTGCTGACGCAGTCGCTTCTGCGACATTAATCACTCGGGAAGATGCCACACTTTGCGGAATGCAATGGTTCAACAGTGTGTTTGAACAGCTGGATGCGTCAATTTCAGTAAATTGGAAGGCACAGGATGGCGACAGAGTGAAAGCAAACTCAATCTTGTGTGAACTTCATGGACCAGCCAGAAGCCTACTAACTGGTGAACGCACTGCAATGAATTTTCTACAGACTTTATCAGCTACAGCAACGCTATCATCTGTCTATGCAGATGCTGTTTCCGGGTTGCCCGTAAAAATATTGGATACGCGTAAAACCATTCCGGGCTGGCGTGTCGCTCAAAAATATGCCGTCAAATGTGGCGGCTGCTTTAATCATAGAGTGGGCCTCTATGATGGTATTCTCATCAAAGAAAATCATATTATGGCCGCAGGCTCAATAGAGCGTGCCGTTCATCAGGCAAAAGCTTTATCTGCTAATGTACCTATTGAAGTCGAAGTAGAAAGTCTAGCAGAACTAAAGCAAGCGCTAGTGGCTGGCGCAGATATCATCTTATTAGATAACTTCACAATCGATGATTTAAAACAAGCTGTTACACTGAATAAAGGCCAATCAGAACTCGAGGCTTCTGGAGGTATCACATTGGGTAATATCAGAAGCATCGCTGAAACAGGCGTAGATAGGATATCAGTAGGTGCGTTAACTAAAGATATAAAGGCCGTTGATCTTTCTATGCGTTTTTCTTGA
- the ampD gene encoding 1,6-anhydro-N-acetylmuramyl-L-alanine amidase AmpD, with translation MKINRESGLLDSAIMTSSPNYDERPDKNDISGIVIHNISLPPGEFGDTFIDDLFLNKLDCSAHPYFQQLEGLKVSSHLLIRRTGDIVQFVPFHARAWHAGVSHWQGRERCNDFTIGIELEGCDDMPFEHVQYEVLAEVIMTLCKTYPTLTHEKITGHEHIAPGRKTDPGPYFDWQKLTKMLE, from the coding sequence GTGAAAATAAATAGAGAATCAGGGCTGCTTGATAGCGCAATAATGACATCATCGCCAAATTATGACGAGCGACCGGATAAGAACGATATTTCAGGTATCGTCATACATAACATCAGCCTGCCGCCTGGTGAGTTTGGCGACACATTTATTGATGATCTTTTTCTTAACAAGCTTGATTGCTCGGCTCACCCATATTTTCAGCAGCTAGAAGGTTTAAAAGTCTCATCCCATCTCCTGATTAGAAGGACAGGGGATATTGTCCAGTTTGTGCCTTTTCATGCGCGAGCTTGGCATGCGGGAGTCTCTCACTGGCAAGGCAGAGAGAGGTGCAATGACTTTACAATAGGGATTGAACTGGAGGGGTGTGACGATATGCCATTTGAACACGTGCAATATGAGGTGCTTGCTGAAGTAATAATGACATTATGCAAGACCTACCCTACGCTTACTCATGAAAAAATAACGGGACATGAGCATATTGCCCCAGGGCGGAAAACTGATCCAGGTCCTTATTTTGACTGGCAAAAGCTTACAAAAATGTTGGAATGA
- a CDS encoding DUF1223 domain-containing protein gives MFKQACRLLTLFSLFTSPVLLASDWQAETSNKHLVVMELFTAEGCGLCPPAEKWVKQLPDKGVTNEDIVVLNFHVDYLDEKKAG, from the coding sequence ATGTTTAAACAAGCCTGCCGACTCCTGACCTTGTTTAGCTTATTTACATCTCCTGTTTTGCTTGCCTCAGACTGGCAAGCTGAAACAAGCAATAAGCACCTGGTTGTGATGGAATTGTTCACAGCTGAAGGCTGCGGTTTATGTCCACCTGCGGAAAAATGGGTGAAACAGCTGCCTGATAAAGGTGTGACAAACGAAGATATCGTGGTATTAAATTTCCACGTCGATTATCTGGATGAAAAAAAGGCTGGGTAG
- the sufB gene encoding Fe-S cluster assembly protein SufB translates to MTEQSQQLEAITQKEYKAGFVTDIEVDSLPPGLNEDVIRQISFIKNEPEWMLEWRLKAYRHWLTMDTPEWAHVHYPEIDYQDISYYSAPKKKTDGPKSLDEVDPELLKTYEKLGVPLDERARLAGVAVDAVFDSVSVSNTFKDKLAEQGILFMPISEAIQEHPELVKKYIGSVVPHKDNFYAALNSAVFTDGSFVYIPKGVRCPMELSTYFRINAANTGQFERTLIIADDDAYVSYLEGCTAPMRDENQLHAAVVELVAMDRAEIKYSTVQNWYPGDENGKGGIYNFVTKRAACRGESSKVSWTQVETGSAITWKYPSVVLQGDNSVGEFYSVAVTNNMQQADTGTKMIHLGKNTSSTIISKGISAGRSQNAYRGLVRVGPNAENARNYTECDSLLMSDTCGAHTFPYIEVKNPTAKVEHEASTSKISEDQLFYCKQRGLDAEDAVSMIVNGFCKQVIRELPMEFAVEAQNLLGLSLEGSVG, encoded by the coding sequence ATGACTGAACAAAGTCAACAACTTGAAGCGATTACGCAGAAAGAATACAAAGCAGGATTTGTTACTGATATCGAAGTAGATAGTCTGCCACCAGGCTTAAATGAAGATGTCATCAGACAAATCTCTTTTATCAAGAATGAACCTGAATGGATGCTAGAGTGGCGATTGAAAGCCTATCGTCATTGGCTAACCATGGATACGCCGGAATGGGCACACGTTCATTATCCTGAGATTGACTATCAAGACATTAGTTATTACTCAGCGCCCAAGAAAAAAACAGACGGTCCAAAAAGTCTGGATGAAGTTGATCCCGAGTTATTAAAAACTTACGAAAAACTGGGTGTGCCTCTGGATGAGCGAGCACGTCTGGCAGGTGTCGCTGTCGACGCAGTCTTTGACAGTGTCTCTGTTTCAAACACGTTTAAAGATAAATTAGCTGAGCAAGGCATTCTATTTATGCCAATTTCAGAAGCTATCCAAGAGCATCCTGAATTGGTAAAAAAATATATTGGCAGTGTGGTTCCACACAAAGACAACTTTTATGCGGCACTGAACTCAGCCGTTTTTACCGATGGCTCGTTTGTTTATATTCCTAAAGGCGTACGTTGCCCAATGGAGCTATCTACTTATTTTCGTATCAATGCCGCCAATACGGGTCAGTTTGAACGTACATTAATCATTGCCGATGATGACGCTTATGTCAGTTATCTGGAAGGCTGTACCGCGCCAATGCGTGATGAAAATCAGCTTCATGCCGCGGTGGTTGAATTGGTGGCGATGGACCGGGCTGAGATCAAATATTCTACGGTTCAAAACTGGTATCCGGGCGATGAAAATGGCAAAGGCGGCATTTACAACTTTGTCACTAAGCGTGCTGCCTGTCGTGGTGAATCGTCGAAAGTTTCCTGGACACAAGTAGAAACGGGTTCCGCTATTACCTGGAAATATCCAAGTGTAGTTTTACAAGGGGATAATTCGGTCGGTGAATTTTATTCTGTAGCTGTGACGAACAACATGCAGCAAGCCGATACCGGTACCAAAATGATCCACCTGGGTAAGAACACCAGCTCAACGATTATTTCAAAAGGTATTTCTGCCGGTCGTTCGCAGAACGCCTATCGTGGATTGGTAAGAGTCGGGCCTAATGCGGAAAATGCGCGTAATTACACCGAGTGTGACTCTTTATTGATGAGTGACACCTGTGGTGCCCACACTTTCCCTTACATCGAAGTGAAAAATCCGACAGCAAAAGTAGAGCATGAAGCGTCTACCTCAAAAATCAGTGAAGACCAGTTGTTTTATTGTAAACAGCGTGGTCTGGACGCTGAGGACGCGGTGTCAATGATTGTGAATGGCTTTTGCAAACAAGTGATTCGTGAATTACCGATGGAATTCGCTGTAGAAGCACAAAACTTACTTGGTTTGTCATTAGAAGGTTCCGTGGGCTAA